Proteins from a genomic interval of Paenibacillus sp. FSL H8-0048:
- a CDS encoding glycoside hydrolase family 27 protein, producing MDKQQQLGLTPPMGWNSWNTFTWDINEQLIREAADTLAADGYKDAGYEYIVIDDCWSLKERDKDGKLVADPVKFPNGMKAVADYIHSKGLKFGMYSCVGTHTCAGYPGSFEHEFQDAASLAEWGVDFLKYDYCFKPRHMSGELLYKRMSLALKNCGRDILFSACNWGEDNVYQWIRESGAHMYRSTGDIQDSWESIKTLALSQLDKAAYTGAYCHNDLDMLVVGMYGGSNSDFIGSQIGGCTDVEYKTHFSLWSLLGSPLMIGSDIRKVNEATKNILLNPDLIAINQDIEGRGAYRIKPEPQWFHTNEVFMLVKVLADGDLAIGFFNLSDGQREMSLQFWDFGLPYASGKSLSLYDCWEHKELGVFRERFAPVVPAHDCLIVRAKLV from the coding sequence ATGGACAAACAGCAACAGCTCGGCTTAACGCCGCCGATGGGATGGAATTCGTGGAACACTTTTACTTGGGATATCAACGAGCAATTGATCCGGGAAGCAGCTGACACGCTCGCAGCCGACGGATATAAGGATGCAGGGTACGAATACATTGTTATTGACGACTGCTGGAGCCTGAAAGAACGGGACAAGGATGGCAAGCTGGTCGCAGATCCGGTCAAATTCCCGAACGGAATGAAGGCGGTTGCAGATTACATTCACTCCAAAGGACTGAAGTTCGGGATGTACTCTTGTGTGGGAACACATACCTGCGCCGGGTATCCGGGCAGCTTCGAGCATGAATTCCAGGATGCTGCGTCGCTGGCGGAGTGGGGTGTAGATTTTCTTAAATATGATTACTGCTTCAAGCCCAGACATATGTCGGGGGAGCTGCTGTACAAACGGATGAGTCTTGCGCTTAAGAACTGCGGACGGGATATTCTTTTCTCCGCATGTAATTGGGGCGAGGATAATGTCTACCAGTGGATTCGTGAATCCGGCGCACATATGTACCGGTCTACCGGCGACATTCAGGACAGCTGGGAATCGATCAAGACCCTCGCGCTGTCGCAGCTTGACAAAGCCGCCTACACCGGGGCCTACTGCCACAATGACCTGGATATGCTCGTTGTCGGCATGTACGGGGGCAGCAACAGTGACTTCATCGGCAGTCAGATTGGCGGCTGCACGGATGTGGAGTACAAGACCCACTTCTCGCTGTGGAGCCTGCTGGGTTCTCCGCTGATGATCGGCAGTGACATCCGGAAAGTAAATGAAGCGACCAAGAATATTCTGCTTAACCCGGATCTGATTGCTATTAACCAGGATATCGAGGGCCGCGGAGCTTACCGCATTAAGCCTGAGCCGCAGTGGTTCCATACCAATGAAGTATTCATGCTGGTAAAAGTATTGGCAGACGGTGACCTGGCCATCGGGTTCTTCAATCTGAGTGACGGTCAGCGAGAGATGTCGCTGCAATTCTGGGATTTCGGACTTCCGTATGCCTCCGGCAAATCGCTGTCCCTGTATGACTGCTGGGAGCACAAGGAGCTTGGGGTGTTCAGAGAACGCTTCGCTCCGGTCGTGCCAGCCCATGACTGTCTGATCGTGCGGGCGAAGCTGGTATAG
- a CDS encoding IS110 family transposase, whose translation MDAVRMCCAGLDVHQETVVACVLKGPIEQKPQCHLKTFGTTTKELLGLQDWLSEQGCREVVMESTGVLWKPVWNILEGSCDLVLANAQRVKNTPGRKSDMQDARWLAQLHRCGLIEGSMVPEQDIRDLRDLTRYRSKMVQAVTAEKNRIHKILQDANIKLTTFMSDLYGVSGRGLLQKIMDGEVIDEGTVKNLVKTRLKKKVPQLLDALNGKLRRHHREMIRDHWDHLVYLEKRITELEARIEAKAEPYLEVIEQIDSIPGIERTSAVTIFAEVGPHVAEMFPSDAQFASWAGVCPGNNESAGKRRKSKTMQGNKHLKGALCQAAWANSRSSNRIGQFFRRIRKRRGDKKANVATAHLLIRILHALMREKRSYQEIDVSLGDETSKKNTLDRYVNYIQQLGYSVQLNPIQ comes from the coding sequence ATGGATGCTGTACGTATGTGTTGCGCCGGTCTGGACGTGCACCAGGAAACCGTTGTGGCCTGCGTGTTGAAAGGACCGATCGAACAGAAACCCCAATGTCACCTGAAAACCTTTGGGACGACAACCAAAGAATTGCTAGGCCTGCAAGATTGGCTGAGTGAACAAGGCTGTCGGGAGGTGGTGATGGAGAGTACGGGCGTGTTATGGAAACCGGTATGGAACATCTTAGAGGGCAGTTGTGATCTGGTCTTGGCCAACGCCCAGCGGGTAAAGAATACGCCGGGTCGAAAAAGTGACATGCAAGATGCGCGCTGGTTAGCGCAATTGCACCGTTGCGGGCTCATTGAAGGCAGTATGGTGCCCGAACAAGACATCCGGGATTTGCGAGACTTGACCCGTTACCGGAGTAAGATGGTGCAGGCGGTGACGGCGGAGAAAAACCGCATTCACAAAATCCTGCAGGATGCCAACATTAAGCTAACCACCTTTATGTCCGATCTATATGGGGTTTCGGGACGGGGCCTGCTCCAGAAGATCATGGACGGCGAGGTCATCGACGAAGGGACCGTTAAAAACCTGGTCAAAACCCGTTTGAAAAAGAAAGTTCCGCAGTTGCTAGACGCGCTCAATGGCAAGTTGCGCCGTCATCACCGCGAGATGATTCGAGACCACTGGGACCACTTGGTCTATTTGGAGAAAAGGATCACGGAGCTGGAAGCTCGAATCGAGGCGAAGGCAGAACCGTACCTGGAGGTGATTGAACAAATTGACTCCATTCCAGGAATTGAGCGGACGTCTGCCGTGACCATCTTTGCCGAAGTGGGGCCGCATGTCGCGGAAATGTTCCCGAGTGATGCGCAGTTTGCATCATGGGCGGGGGTGTGTCCAGGGAACAACGAAAGCGCGGGAAAGCGAAGAAAGTCAAAAACGATGCAAGGGAACAAGCATCTGAAAGGGGCCTTGTGTCAGGCGGCTTGGGCGAACTCTCGCTCCTCGAACCGGATCGGCCAATTTTTTCGACGAATACGTAAGAGAAGAGGCGATAAAAAAGCAAACGTCGCCACCGCGCATTTGCTGATTCGAATCCTCCATGCCCTGATGCGGGAGAAGAGGTCATACCAAGAAATAGACGTCTCACTAGGCGATGAGACGTCCAAGAAAAACACGTTAGATAGGTACGTGAACTATATCCAGCAGTTAGGATATAGCGTGCAATTAAATCCTATCCAATAG
- a CDS encoding RICIN domain-containing protein — MRKRKLSLSMKLLVMLALLLTPMQSGGGKASAWEGSPVPKLHVSGNQLVNSSGQPVLLSGWHQPTGAYWTYQNSNYYLNRNGGNRHKATLEYLKEITDTFTSTSGKYGNSHGWYSNQVRLFIDREDMGDVAAGTYNFAGLQAATQNLIIPYVEYAKTKGLYVTLGLDFTLLDNKATTQANLDKFNQIWGYLASQPGLKSADNVMFELVNEPVLSDVNGQWGGNPSQPNFAAFWNSLKNFQNSMISTIRSKGADNVIWASGLGWDQHYQLTASSPLTDPLNNYGYAVHWYPGYGAYDNYNSLQQIWDSSIKPAADAYPINITETTWFKNQPGDSSYWDLFNGTNAGFGKNTKAIFTAAGNVSIAVHMNGFLLDPGPKSSFADPDGGLLYDGNTVRDGMARFIFEWYYERAQFNPWNGVWNGVTNNAKYKLINRGSGKAIDVPNGQNTNSLQLQQWPENTALAQQWTVTDMGTYNNIYRLRSVNSSDNKVMDVRNGTKNNGEAIQLMQDLNNTAQQFRLIKLSNGYWSILNVNSNKAVEVTGASTADGAKLQQNLYRGDLHQQWKLVQVN, encoded by the coding sequence GTGAGAAAAAGGAAGTTAAGCTTATCCATGAAGCTGCTGGTGATGCTGGCCCTGCTGCTGACGCCAATGCAGTCCGGCGGCGGCAAGGCAAGCGCTTGGGAGGGTTCGCCTGTTCCCAAGCTGCATGTTAGCGGCAATCAGCTGGTGAACAGCAGCGGACAGCCTGTACTGCTGAGCGGCTGGCATCAGCCTACCGGGGCTTACTGGACGTATCAGAACAGCAATTATTATCTGAACCGCAACGGCGGGAACCGGCATAAGGCCACTCTGGAGTACCTGAAGGAGATCACAGATACCTTCACCAGCACCTCCGGCAAATACGGGAACAGCCACGGCTGGTACTCGAATCAGGTCCGCTTGTTCATCGACCGGGAGGATATGGGCGATGTCGCTGCAGGAACGTATAACTTCGCGGGCCTTCAGGCAGCTACCCAGAATCTGATCATTCCTTATGTAGAGTACGCGAAGACGAAGGGGCTGTATGTCACGCTGGGACTGGACTTCACCCTGCTGGACAACAAGGCGACTACCCAGGCTAACCTGGACAAGTTCAATCAGATCTGGGGTTATCTGGCCTCCCAGCCGGGACTCAAGAGCGCGGATAATGTGATGTTCGAGCTGGTGAACGAGCCGGTGCTGAGCGATGTGAACGGACAATGGGGCGGCAATCCCTCCCAGCCGAACTTCGCGGCGTTCTGGAATTCTTTGAAAAACTTCCAGAACTCGATGATCTCAACCATCCGCAGCAAGGGCGCGGACAATGTGATCTGGGCTTCCGGACTTGGCTGGGATCAGCATTATCAGCTGACGGCATCCAGTCCGCTGACCGATCCGCTTAACAATTACGGATATGCCGTGCACTGGTACCCGGGCTACGGCGCTTATGACAACTACAACTCGCTTCAGCAGATATGGGATAGCAGCATCAAGCCAGCGGCCGATGCTTACCCGATCAATATTACTGAAACCACCTGGTTCAAGAACCAGCCGGGCGACTCCTCGTATTGGGATCTGTTCAACGGTACGAACGCAGGCTTCGGCAAGAATACCAAAGCAATCTTCACTGCCGCCGGCAATGTCAGCATTGCCGTCCATATGAACGGCTTCCTGCTCGATCCCGGTCCCAAAAGCTCCTTCGCCGATCCGGACGGCGGATTGCTCTATGACGGCAATACGGTCCGCGACGGCATGGCGCGCTTTATCTTCGAATGGTACTACGAGCGGGCCCAGTTCAACCCTTGGAACGGGGTGTGGAACGGAGTCACCAACAATGCGAAGTATAAGCTGATCAACCGGGGGTCAGGCAAAGCGATTGACGTTCCGAACGGGCAGAATACGAATTCCCTTCAGCTCCAGCAGTGGCCGGAGAACACCGCACTGGCTCAGCAATGGACGGTTACGGATATGGGCACGTATAACAATATTTACCGGCTGCGCAGCGTGAACTCCTCTGACAACAAGGTGATGGATGTGCGTAACGGCACGAAGAACAACGGCGAAGCCATCCAGCTGATGCAGGATTTGAACAACACCGCCCAGCAGTTCCGGCTCATCAAGCTGAGCAACGGCTACTGGAGCATTCTCAATGTGAACAGTAACAAGGCAGTCGAAGTCACAGGAGCCTCCACCGCAGACGGCGCGAAGCTCCAGCAGAACCTCTACCGCGGCGACCTGCACCAGCAATGGAAGCTGGTTCAGGTGAACTAG
- a CDS encoding response regulator, whose translation MYRLLIVDDEEIITDGLYEAFNQLLPDKLDVYKVYSAKAALEWLSRTRIDIVLTDIRMPGMSGLEMSEQIREFWPRSRIVFLTGYSEFDYAYSALQLPGARYLLKTEGFDKIIETVQEVLQEIEQGNMLSELLEQSREQRDSMETAAQGDYLRHLLQDSQSLCADADTLRADFSKLGITLKAESPVMLVLGRPTYPEGISYMDRRELLTSSRLIWNSHLAEMTRHAWVLDRHGDLLWLLQPLDNAGAAFGGNFTRYLEGTLEMIQDSCRQTLGLPVAFTVSGSACAWTETGRHYERLHRLQQMKIGDGISMVQIDRSGPPGPDVIRETGVRLHQRVENLAAHLDAGRRERFAETLEEIREGIHSGISAEEAAELYYTVALVLLSHMNRSELYSLVNEYGKLMRLDEHSSLGEGIYYLERLASDLFERRSTAEKERSSEVIERICDYIHSHLGEDLSLVRLAELHYFNPSYLSRFFKQEQGINLSEYIDQCRAVKAKELLGNEALKIRDVALYVGYEAHHSFTRFFKKMTGMTPQEYRESMHVNL comes from the coding sequence TTGTACAGACTATTGATCGTTGATGATGAAGAGATTATAACGGACGGCTTATACGAGGCGTTCAACCAACTGCTACCGGACAAGCTTGATGTCTACAAGGTCTATTCGGCCAAAGCAGCCCTGGAGTGGCTCTCGCGCACCCGGATCGATATTGTGCTGACGGATATCCGCATGCCCGGCATGAGCGGGCTGGAGATGTCTGAGCAGATCCGGGAGTTTTGGCCGCGGTCGCGGATTGTTTTTCTGACCGGCTACAGCGAATTCGATTACGCCTATAGTGCGCTGCAGCTTCCCGGTGCCCGTTATCTGCTGAAGACGGAAGGCTTCGACAAGATTATTGAGACGGTGCAGGAGGTGCTGCAGGAGATTGAGCAGGGCAATATGCTGAGCGAGCTGCTGGAGCAGTCCAGGGAGCAGCGCGATTCCATGGAGACGGCAGCACAGGGGGATTATCTCCGCCATCTGCTTCAGGACAGCCAGTCCTTGTGTGCAGATGCGGACACGTTACGTGCAGATTTCAGCAAGCTGGGTATCACCCTTAAGGCTGAATCTCCGGTGATGCTCGTTCTTGGACGGCCTACATACCCGGAGGGCATCTCTTATATGGACCGTCGCGAGCTTCTGACCTCTTCCCGGCTGATCTGGAATTCGCATCTGGCGGAGATGACCCGGCATGCCTGGGTGCTTGACCGGCACGGAGATCTCTTGTGGCTGCTGCAGCCTCTGGATAATGCCGGGGCTGCCTTCGGCGGGAATTTCACGCGGTATCTGGAGGGAACGCTGGAGATGATTCAGGATTCCTGCCGGCAGACGCTGGGCCTGCCGGTTGCTTTTACAGTCAGCGGCTCAGCCTGTGCCTGGACAGAGACCGGCCGCCATTACGAGCGGCTTCACCGGCTGCAGCAGATGAAGATCGGGGACGGCATCTCCATGGTGCAGATTGACCGCAGCGGTCCGCCGGGGCCTGACGTCATCCGTGAGACGGGGGTCCGGCTCCACCAGCGGGTGGAGAATCTTGCGGCTCATCTGGATGCCGGACGGCGGGAGCGGTTCGCGGAGACGCTGGAGGAGATCCGGGAAGGCATTCATTCGGGCATCTCTGCGGAAGAGGCAGCCGAGCTCTATTACACGGTTGCGCTTGTGCTGCTGTCCCATATGAACCGTTCGGAGCTCTACAGCCTTGTCAATGAATACGGCAAACTGATGCGGCTGGACGAGCATTCATCCCTGGGGGAGGGCATCTATTATCTGGAGAGGCTGGCCTCAGATCTCTTCGAGCGGAGAAGCACAGCCGAGAAGGAGCGCTCCTCGGAGGTCATTGAACGGATCTGCGATTATATCCACAGCCACTTGGGCGAGGATCTGTCTCTGGTGCGGCTGGCTGAGCTGCATTATTTCAATCCGTCGTACCTGTCCCGCTTCTTCAAGCAGGAGCAGGGCATTAACCTGTCAGAGTACATCGATCAATGCCGGGCGGTCAAGGCGAAGGAGCTGCTGGGAAATGAAGCGCTCAAAATCCGCGATGTAGCGCTGTATGTCGGCTATGAGGCCCATCATTCCTTCACCCGGTTCTTCAAAAAAATGACGGGAATGACGCCCCAGGAATACAGGGAGTCTATGCATGTAAATCTATAA
- a CDS encoding sensor histidine kinase, producing MLKFPAVSMRHTIFIRMVVTYLAIILPILLLGLYLYNWSYKNASQDLSRATLSQLKYYLEDLNREVEWMEIQQYDLAQDTELNKIAVTWNYMDDVQKRESLNYITQRLTSLKNSSAYIGDVFVHIRTINKTLSAMNGIDQFDSSKFNFFRSVDLRKEGRLINWNNFLELSVTQSSGRMGEPPLFIVQIELDNEKLRDSLRAINAYEESGSLLVSRLTDYALGTENSSPELIKSYHQAVDEGNLYNWELDGIRYHIDSFTSDRLGMAVATYLPEKAVKRPLTKFVVWAWLFAAVSFLAVLIYSYATYKFVQKPLLVLIRSFKRMESGSLDIQIDHGRKDEFGYLYLRFNQMLSRLRMLIDQDYTQKLMMQRAELKQLQSQINPHFLYNSFFILSALAKQGDSSRIEEFAGMLGEYFRFITRNGEDNVRLAEETRHSRMYTEIQKMRFSRRIQVQFDELPEAMEELRVPRLILQPIIENAYEHCLEKQAEDGELRVSFEQEEREIRIIVEDNGSGLTDERIETLRRRLNQNSGTHEVTGMSNIHRRIQLIYGEGSGLFLDRSTLSGLRVAIRIRLTGGEGLVQTIDR from the coding sequence ATGCTTAAGTTTCCTGCGGTGTCGATGCGCCACACTATTTTTATCCGGATGGTTGTCACTTATCTTGCTATTATTCTGCCGATTCTGCTGCTTGGACTCTACCTCTACAACTGGAGCTACAAGAATGCAAGTCAGGACCTGTCCAGAGCGACCCTGTCGCAATTAAAATATTATCTGGAGGACCTGAACCGCGAGGTGGAGTGGATGGAGATCCAGCAGTATGATCTTGCCCAGGATACCGAGCTGAACAAGATTGCCGTTACCTGGAACTATATGGATGATGTTCAAAAGCGGGAGAGTCTGAACTACATTACGCAGCGGCTAACTTCCCTGAAGAACAGCAGCGCCTACATCGGTGATGTGTTCGTACATATCCGTACCATTAACAAGACGCTGTCTGCGATGAACGGCATTGATCAGTTTGACAGCAGCAAGTTCAATTTCTTCCGGTCGGTTGATCTGAGAAAAGAAGGGCGGCTGATCAACTGGAACAACTTCCTGGAGCTCAGCGTTACCCAGTCGAGCGGAAGGATGGGCGAGCCGCCGCTGTTCATTGTTCAGATCGAGCTGGACAACGAGAAGCTGAGGGATTCGCTCCGGGCGATTAACGCGTACGAAGAGAGCGGCTCGCTGCTGGTCTCGCGCCTGACGGATTACGCACTCGGTACAGAGAACAGCTCCCCGGAGCTGATTAAGAGCTATCACCAGGCAGTTGATGAAGGGAACCTGTACAACTGGGAGCTGGACGGAATCCGGTATCATATTGACAGCTTCACCTCCGACAGGCTGGGGATGGCTGTTGCCACCTATTTGCCGGAGAAGGCGGTCAAGCGCCCGCTGACCAAGTTCGTGGTCTGGGCGTGGCTGTTCGCGGCGGTGTCCTTCCTGGCGGTGCTGATCTATTCTTACGCGACCTATAAGTTCGTCCAGAAGCCGCTGCTTGTGCTGATCCGCAGCTTCAAGCGAATGGAGAGCGGCTCGCTGGATATTCAGATTGACCATGGCCGCAAGGATGAATTCGGCTATCTGTATCTCCGGTTCAACCAGATGCTCAGCAGGCTGCGAATGCTGATTGACCAGGATTACACCCAGAAGCTTATGATGCAGCGGGCGGAGCTGAAGCAGCTCCAGTCGCAGATCAACCCGCATTTCCTGTATAACAGCTTCTTCATTCTCAGCGCCCTGGCGAAGCAGGGGGACAGCTCCCGGATTGAGGAGTTCGCGGGCATGCTGGGCGAATATTTCCGGTTCATCACCCGTAACGGAGAGGATAATGTCCGGCTTGCGGAGGAGACGCGCCATTCCCGGATGTACACGGAGATTCAGAAGATGCGCTTCTCCAGGCGCATTCAGGTTCAGTTCGATGAGCTGCCGGAAGCCATGGAGGAGCTGCGGGTTCCGCGCCTGATTCTCCAGCCGATTATCGAGAATGCCTATGAGCATTGTCTGGAGAAGCAGGCGGAGGATGGGGAGCTGCGGGTTTCTTTTGAACAGGAGGAACGGGAGATCCGCATTATTGTTGAAGATAACGGAAGCGGACTGACCGATGAACGGATCGAGACCTTGAGAAGGCGGCTGAATCAGAACAGCGGTACGCATGAAGTCACCGGCATGAGCAATATTCACCGGCGCATCCAGTTAATCTACGGGGAAGGCAGCGGCCTGTTCCTGGACAGAAGCACACTAAGCGGCCTCCGGGTTGCAATCCGGATCAGGCTCACAGGAGGTGAAGGTCTTGTACAGACTATTGATCGTTGA
- a CDS encoding extracellular solute-binding protein, with translation MAWTVAACMVVGLMTACERGDSLAERSPVPEGQPGSAPLYEEPGLSKYDPPIQLSFVRENNDALEEILKELPGETLEHNRWTELYEEVLGIKITYDWTEWSSIYSRKLGVSLASGDIPDIVRVNASQLRVLSNAGLIQDLSGVYDEYATPLTRKVLSEEGAGPFETATLDGKLMAIPETNSSIEGAMFLWIRTDWLERLGLKPPQTMAEVLAISKAFTEQDPDGNGKHDTYGLAATKYLWDPVMGLTGFMAGYGAYPGIWIKDKTGKLVYGGIQPEVKHALQVLQDLYRTGQIDREFAFKDGVKASDWIEQEQVGMMYGEQWGSFLVQLSREHNPQAEWQAFPLVSESGAPPKVPLPFSTNQFLAVKRGVEHPEALIKLINLHLEKNWGATSEVERYYNAPQAVWKLSPVTPFPVQKNLEAFRELETFRRTGDASVLQDEAKTIQKRIAAYEAGGADSETGWGWERTYGPSGAFSILDGYERNHQLLYESFVGAPTETMIEKQNILNNLQIDAFLDIIQGRPLSEFDNFVAQWSKLGGEQITAEVNDWYAEKGGSGK, from the coding sequence ATGGCCTGGACTGTCGCTGCATGCATGGTCGTAGGGCTGATGACCGCTTGTGAGAGGGGCGATAGCCTTGCGGAGCGTTCTCCGGTCCCTGAGGGACAGCCGGGGAGCGCTCCGCTGTATGAGGAGCCGGGTCTTAGCAAATATGATCCGCCGATTCAGCTGTCGTTCGTACGTGAGAACAACGATGCGCTGGAAGAAATACTGAAGGAATTGCCGGGGGAGACGCTGGAGCATAACCGCTGGACCGAGCTGTATGAAGAGGTACTCGGCATTAAGATTACCTATGACTGGACGGAGTGGAGCTCCATCTACTCCCGCAAGCTGGGGGTATCCCTGGCCTCTGGGGATATCCCCGATATTGTGCGGGTGAATGCTTCGCAGCTCAGGGTGCTGAGCAATGCAGGGCTGATCCAGGACCTGAGCGGAGTCTATGACGAGTATGCAACCCCGTTAACCCGCAAGGTGCTGAGCGAGGAAGGGGCGGGTCCGTTCGAGACGGCTACGCTTGACGGCAAGCTCATGGCGATCCCGGAGACCAATTCGTCGATTGAGGGCGCGATGTTCCTGTGGATTCGGACGGACTGGCTGGAGCGGCTCGGCCTTAAGCCGCCGCAGACGATGGCAGAGGTGCTGGCTATTTCGAAAGCGTTTACGGAGCAAGATCCTGACGGTAACGGCAAGCATGATACCTACGGTCTTGCGGCAACGAAGTACCTGTGGGACCCGGTTATGGGACTTACCGGGTTCATGGCCGGTTATGGTGCTTATCCCGGCATCTGGATTAAGGACAAGACCGGTAAGCTGGTCTATGGAGGTATCCAGCCGGAGGTCAAGCATGCCCTGCAGGTACTTCAGGATTTGTACCGGACGGGACAGATTGACAGGGAATTCGCCTTCAAGGATGGGGTCAAGGCCAGCGACTGGATTGAGCAAGAACAGGTCGGAATGATGTACGGGGAGCAGTGGGGCTCCTTCCTCGTGCAGCTCAGCCGTGAGCATAATCCGCAGGCCGAATGGCAGGCCTTCCCGCTGGTCTCGGAGTCCGGGGCACCGCCGAAGGTGCCGCTTCCGTTCAGCACCAACCAGTTCCTGGCGGTCAAGCGGGGCGTAGAGCATCCTGAGGCGCTGATCAAGCTGATTAACCTGCATCTGGAGAAGAACTGGGGGGCTACGAGCGAGGTGGAGCGGTACTATAATGCTCCGCAGGCGGTGTGGAAGCTCTCGCCGGTGACACCGTTTCCGGTGCAGAAGAATCTGGAGGCCTTCCGGGAGCTGGAGACCTTCCGGCGCACCGGCGATGCCTCCGTACTTCAGGATGAAGCGAAGACGATCCAGAAGCGGATTGCCGCTTACGAGGCCGGAGGTGCGGACAGCGAGACAGGCTGGGGCTGGGAGCGGACATATGGGCCTTCGGGCGCTTTTTCCATCCTGGACGGGTATGAGCGTAATCACCAGCTGCTCTATGAGAGCTTCGTCGGTGCACCTACAGAGACGATGATCGAGAAGCAGAATATTCTAAATAATCTTCAGATTGATGCCTTTCTTGATATCATTCAGGGCAGACCGCTCAGCGAGTTCGATAATTTCGTGGCACAGTGGAGCAAGCTGGGCGGCGAGCAGATTACGGCTGAGGTCAACGACTGGTATGCAGAGAAGGGCGGAAGCGGCAAATGA
- a CDS encoding endo-1,4-beta-xylanase: MRQNNRTSTPARLVRSIVFAAALLGLSGCSASGGDAAPAAPSPGPQESAASSPAASPAGTPAPSAAASPEAAAEAPVQQEAAPLAAAYADYFPIGAAVEPDQTEGATAELLKRHVNWLVAENAMKPDAIAPAEGTFTWERADRIVAFAKANGMGLRFHTLVWHSQTPEWFFRDEAGKAMADETDAARREANKKLLLKRLDSYITAVVSRYKDDISSWDVVNEVIEPNDPDGMRASDWYKITGTGFIETAFRSARKAGGPELKLYINDYGTESPEKRDRLYELVKDMLAKGVPIDGVGHQTHINLEYPSVESITQSMEKFHALGLDNQITELDMSLYVYNDLSDVGPVIPEDILQKQAARYGEIFAALRDRKELLSGVMFWGIADDHTWLSSFPVNRTEAPMLFDRQHQPKPAFQAVTDF; this comes from the coding sequence GTGCGCCAAAATAACAGAACAAGCACTCCGGCCAGACTGGTCCGGAGTATAGTCTTCGCAGCCGCGCTTCTAGGGTTATCCGGCTGCTCCGCTTCTGGCGGGGATGCGGCTCCGGCCGCCCCTTCGCCCGGGCCGCAGGAGAGCGCAGCTTCATCCCCGGCCGCTTCACCCGCCGGGACTCCGGCACCTTCTGCCGCAGCTTCGCCTGAAGCTGCGGCGGAAGCTCCGGTGCAGCAGGAGGCCGCGCCGCTGGCGGCAGCCTATGCGGATTACTTCCCCATAGGCGCTGCGGTGGAGCCGGACCAGACAGAAGGAGCCACGGCAGAGCTGCTGAAGCGGCATGTGAACTGGCTCGTGGCTGAGAATGCCATGAAGCCGGATGCGATTGCACCGGCTGAGGGTACCTTCACCTGGGAACGGGCCGACCGGATCGTTGCCTTCGCCAAGGCGAACGGCATGGGGCTGCGCTTCCATACTCTGGTGTGGCACAGCCAGACACCGGAGTGGTTCTTCCGGGATGAAGCCGGTAAGGCGATGGCGGATGAGACCGATGCAGCAAGGCGCGAAGCGAACAAGAAGCTGCTGCTGAAGCGGCTCGATAGTTACATCACCGCTGTTGTCAGCCGTTACAAGGACGACATCTCCTCCTGGGATGTAGTGAATGAGGTGATTGAGCCGAACGACCCTGACGGTATGCGGGCCAGCGACTGGTACAAGATTACCGGCACGGGATTCATCGAGACTGCCTTCCGGTCGGCCCGCAAGGCTGGAGGACCGGAGCTTAAGCTGTACATTAATGATTACGGCACAGAGAGTCCGGAGAAGCGGGACCGTCTCTACGAGCTGGTGAAGGACATGCTGGCGAAGGGAGTGCCGATTGACGGGGTTGGCCACCAGACCCATATTAATCTGGAATATCCTTCGGTGGAGAGCATAACCCAGTCCATGGAGAAGTTCCATGCTCTGGGCCTGGATAATCAGATCACCGAGCTGGATATGAGCCTGTATGTCTATAATGATCTCAGCGATGTCGGCCCTGTAATCCCCGAGGATATCCTTCAGAAGCAGGCCGCGCGGTACGGCGAGATATTCGCTGCACTAAGAGACCGGAAGGAGCTGTTAAGCGGGGTCATGTTCTGGGGGATTGCGGATGATCATACCTGGCTGAGCAGCTTCCCGGTCAATCGTACCGAGGCGCCGATGCTGTTCGACCGGCAGCATCAGCCCAAACCGGCCTTCCAGGCGGTCACCGATTTTTAA